The genome window aaggccccccccccccgccccccaggTGTGCATTTACATCACTGAAAGGAAGGACCAATTTCATCTACAAAGTGacaggagaacagagcaggggaAAGGAAGGACATACAAACAGAATACAATAAACCTCTCTttcagacacacgcacagacatacATACACTCAAACAGTTAAAAACAGTATCAGAGAAAAAGAGGACCGAACCCTAGGTACTGTCTGCTTTGTTGCTGTTTGGTGATGAGGGAaaaggagggaggtagagaaagagtgTGGGAGGGGTGCtcagggaggggggtgggggggtccagTGGGTGTTATTTCTTGGCCTTTCCGCCTTTGGCGGAATTCCGTGGCGGGGTGACGGGGCGTCCAGATCCcattcctccacctccaccataaGAGTAGAGCTTCTTATCCGCTGGCTTGAGAATCTGAGGAACAGAGAGGCTTTCTTTAGACAGCTATAAATATACATATACTCCTACAGACTGAACACTGCAGCACATAACAGGTAAGACAGGGGACTGGCAGACCTTAAAAATCTAGACTGACAGACAGGAACAGccagactgaaggagagagaaaaggggcaGAGAGAAAAGCAGAGGAGTACACACCTGAAAGGAACACATGAGGGTCTCATCCACACTCATCATGGCACCGGCATTATCAAACTCTCCACAGTAGTTAGGGGCAGAGAATAGAGTAACAAGCTGTCTCTTTGCAAAGAACTCGTAACCGTCTTCTACCACCTGAGGACAGGAATGAAAGAGGTAAGAACGCAAtgaaaaataaacagaaaaaatACCAGGAGTGGATAACCAACAACTGCAGGGCAATCAGTACATTTCAAACAGAGGAGTTACCATCTTAAATGAACACAACCTCCGTCGCCAGTAAAAACACAAAATGACACGctttaaagatggaatccgcatCAGGGGAAACAGAGCCACTGTTCACCCCAGcacctttgttgttgtttgtgttgtgaaACGGAGTAGTCGTCTTCGGCAGCATGGACCAAAAAAAATTGCAgtacatattctgctgttctatcgcGCGTGCAATGATGTCAGAGGGAAAAAAATAGGGTTTGTTGTTAACAgcaacttctttgttgttgtaatatcacaaACAGACGTGGCAGTGTCAccaattaaggattccagcttttaAAAAGTGCTTCAAAATTTATGTAGGTTACATTGACCTTCGATCATCTGATTTCCCTGATTAATAACAAGATCCCTCTATTCTTTCCAAACCTACCATTGGTTTGACAGTGTCCCGCAAAACACTCTCTTCCGAGCCCCTAACCTCCATCCAAAACTCTAAACCACTGAGCTAAGCCATTACCTGATGTGCCCTGCATATAAGGTCCATGTCGTGTTTGTGCAGAAATTTGGCCACCACGTCTGCCCCGAATGTGAAAGAGACCCCGCGGTCGTTCTCGCCCCAGCCCAGGACATCTTTGTCTGGGTCGGCCCACAGCAGGTCACACAGCAGGCCCTGGTCAGGCACATCTGTGGGTCGCATCACTCTGCGCACCTGCTCCATGGACTGGAGGTCTGGAGAGAGGCCTGGACAGAACATAGCACACAGAAACATTACATCACCATACAAATGAATGATGACTGCCATGATACTGTCTTCTACCACCAAGAACAATAATATCTGAAATCACACCTTGATAACTACCACCTCTTATCAAACGTATAGTGTATACACGAGTCATCTTCCACCACAAACACTTAAGGGGAGTGATTAATCCAAACGATCATGGGGCCACCAAGTGCTTATTGATAAGGCCCACAGGGGAAAGACCCACACACTCAGACCATGCAAGCATACACCACCCACCTCCATGGCAGCAGAAGATCTTCTCATCTACAATGGCAGCCACGGGTAAACAGTTGAAGCAGTCTGTGAACGTCTTCCACAGCTTGATGTTATACCGTCTCTTACCTAAAGAGGAGCAGGGGACATTACTAAAAAGGCTATACTCTGTGTGTGTTCCGGTCTCCTGTCGTTAAGCATGTGTTCCAGCTTCTCGTCTCGGCACTTACACTCATCATAAAAGCCGTAGATACGGTTAATGGAGGCACACTCATGGTTGCCACGCAGCAAGAAGAAGTTCTCTGGATATTTGACCTTGTAGGCCAGAAGCAGGCAGATGGTCTCCAGGGACTGCTTCCCTCGGTCCACGTAGTCCCCTAGGAACAGGTAGTTGCTCTCTGGGGGGAAGCCTCCATACTCAAACAGCCGCAGCAGGTCGTAGTACTGACCGTGGACGTCACCTGCAGGGGGCAGCACAGAGGTGGCCAGTCAGTCACTACCACACCCTCCCTGACTACATTAgatctgtgtgtgtatacaggccGTTGGACTGAGATAGCAAAGGCAATTAGAGATTAGAATTCTACAGTAAAATCAGACAATCCGTCGTGTTGTGAAACCTTGGAGCTTTCACTATCAGTTATGTGTCAGAGAGGCGCAGCTGCTTTGCTACACTGACATTAATTACTATGAAACCAATTTCAGCCATCGTAACTTATCCAATATGACT of Salmo trutta chromosome 1, fSalTru1.1, whole genome shotgun sequence contains these proteins:
- the ppp1caa gene encoding serine/threonine-protein phosphatase alpha-2 isoform; the protein is MAEPDKLNIDSIIQRLLEVKGSRPGKNVQLTENEIRGLCLKSREIFLSQPILLELEAPLKICGDVHGQYYDLLRLFEYGGFPPESNYLFLGDYVDRGKQSLETICLLLAYKVKYPENFFLLRGNHECASINRIYGFYDECKRRYNIKLWKTFTDCFNCLPVAAIVDEKIFCCHGGLSPDLQSMEQVRRVMRPTDVPDQGLLCDLLWADPDKDVLGWGENDRGVSFTFGADVVAKFLHKHDMDLICRAHQVVEDGYEFFAKRQLVTLFSAPNYCGEFDNAGAMMSVDETLMCSFQILKPADKKLYSYGGGGGMGSGRPVTPPRNSAKGGKAKK